In Cyanobium sp. ATX 6F1, one DNA window encodes the following:
- a CDS encoding DUF1294 domain-containing protein produces the protein MVSAVYFGLSLLTFIAYAVDKSAAINGSWRTPERTLHLLGVVGGWPGALLAQQLLRHKCSKSNFVAIFWVTVAINVAGFVAWHSGLIRNVQA, from the coding sequence ATGGTTTCCGCTGTGTACTTCGGGCTCAGTCTCTTGACGTTTATTGCATACGCGGTCGATAAGTCGGCTGCTATCAATGGAAGCTGGCGCACGCCGGAGAGGACATTGCACTTGCTTGGGGTGGTTGGCGGCTGGCCGGGCGCCCTGCTCGCTCAGCAGCTACTGCGCCACAAGTGTTCCAAGTCAAACTTCGTGGCTATCTTCTGGGTCACAGTGGCCATCAACGTCGCGGGTTTTGTTGCATGGCATTCAGGGTTGATCCGCAATGTGCAGGCATGA